ACTTCTTTCGAGAGAaaaaacctcaagttacatTGCCCGTGTCTGTGGACTTTTAATATGATACCCTACACTATTTTCGTTTTGTATGAAcgttgctctatgtctagagtctatTACAAGTACCGGTCGAGTACTtactcatatcattcaatatcGATCCGAAtaatccaaccttttcagaattagacTTAGTTTATGGGCATGCTGCACAGTTGTTTATGTCTAGGGATTGCAcacatacaatttaaaataaaacaattgaatgaaacaataaattgattcagatatatgcttcaaccattaaacaaaataaaggtTTCATCAAGTAATCCCAACCACATGAGATTTAGTTCATGGGTTggcaaataaaatttaaaaccaaaatataattcaacatcatttcaaaaaaattaattcacggaAGAACAAAGTAAGAAATACAAAAACTTCGGAAAGACAGCTTTCGCGAGTCCATTTCACACTCTAGCGGCACAGTGTCCTGCGATGGCTGAGAGGGACTACTTTCATTATAACACTctttacccgtattcgatgccggaatatggtacgaggtattaccagaacacatacacttttaaccatattaaaccgagttgtaaaatttcatctaaactaaaactttcaaattgtgATTCTTGAGTcactaattagggtttacgtGGCCCAATATACTCATAATCTTTCACTTCCTCgtcgtatgaatttataaatttccacttgttgaattcatcacGAGTACCCGAATTGAtccgtatcattacatattctcatgtcgtcatattttcctatttaactattgtaatatatcaattactCAATATCTCATAAGCTAAGTGTCACATATACATTATCCATTCATCTCCCATACAACTATCAATATTAACCAcaaagatagtacaaattttctctattcgatGTTAAACCAAAACCTGTTATTTCATTACCAACTAACCTTGCTAAATATACACCTTATACTAGcccaagtgtttaaccattcacccaagacataaatatattttatctattattgcaTAATATAGATGTGCTACCCAAATCATAATTCACTTCACATAGTAATCGggttaatttttatcatttgtcaaataaattacaaaacaaattatataacaaaatataaatacattttaaacctcaccaataaaaaaattctcatgGCATTACATAATCATCATGCATCAAAGACAAACGTacttgacatttccatcacttaaaccgaattaatcaatgcaacctCAATGATGTAATCATCCTTTTAACTTACTTAACCAAGCCAAATTATACCATCATCTCACACATAGAATGACCCACCTATCATACTTCTCAATTATGTCACTTAATAGACCAAATATACCTAACATTTATCATCATGATCAAACCACAACCAAAATACATCCATAGATCAAAATtaccacacacatatatatataccattacTAAATTGCTTCCCATCTGAGTCAGAGCcactaaatcattttattttggagCTACGGAGCTCCAAATTAAAATCCGTTAATTTTAActgaaactagattcatatatattcttatcataaaaattcagaattttttacttagccaataagtacagtttcttctttaaagtttcccctgttgcactgctcgacagttctgccctctcttcactaaaaattgatTATCTTATTGTACAGAATTTAGATGGTATTCCCGTTTATTTctcatgaaaatagactcgttcatgattctaaaaatatcaagtttaacccatattaattttgtacaatttttaatgattttccaaattcaaaacaggggattccgaaattaTTCTCACtctgtctcacaaaatttattatatctcatgatttacaattccattgcttacactgtttcttctatgagaaactagactcaataatatttaatttcatattttactcaTCTTCTAATTTGCTTCCCAcgatttttggtgatttttcaaacttgGCACACTACAgctgcccaaaactgttttagtgcaatcTATTGATTACCATTTTTACTCTAAACTTTTAATACATGACGATTACATCCCTAGGcacggaaaatgaaattctttaaatttaaccCTTGATCCAAGCCTAATCATtctcatacatatcaataaAATCCCGTggatttcttaaaatttcaaaaattttccacaaatttaatacttttcaatttaatccctaaaatagattttcatccaaaattctttaataaaacacctttaaacatccattaacatctcaatttaatcaaaaaataacaaaaatcatatgaaattatcaatggtatcttccaaaactttcaaaaaaattaaaactaatagaatactaagttggacctaattgtaaaagtcccaaaatataaaaatttcaagggaaaaacaagaattgaacttacttgaagctaaaatataaaataccaGCTCTCAAACCTCTTCCATGGCTGCTTTCCACCgaaattttttgaagaaatggtcttgaaatccttaaaataaattttggccacataaactttattgtaattccaattttgtccttaaatacataaaaatctttaattttttaacagtATGCCACCTCAGCCACTTAAATTGGtccattttatcttttagtcctttcttatttaatttttaggctatttaatcactttagcaagttttgcatcttttcaatttagtcctttttaattaattgaaagccaaaacgttaaaattttctgatgaaactttaatactaactcaatggcactccataaatatttataaaaatatttatgggtgGGCTTATGGATTTGAGGTCTCCATACCTTATTTTGAGACTCgatttacctattaaattctttttaaatcacaaaattcactaattcaaaaattcttctaaattcacatttgacccataattattaatttattaaattttaaaacttacttgtcggatttagtgatccaaaatcattgtttctgataccactaaaaattgAGCTGTTACATTCATCTTCCTCTTTTCGTATCGACTCAACCACTACCCTCTATTTTTGCCTAAGGCTCTCCACTCTTGTTCGTCTTTTTGGGTTTCCTCCTTTGGTTTTTTATAGGCTTTTCCCCAGGGTAAATTCAATAACCCAAGTTTATCTTCTcctattttaaattcttttttcaacAACCCGAGATTATCTTCTCCTATTTTTTAAGCAAAATTTTTAGGTACAAGTATAGTTGGGCTTTCAGAAAATCATTTTAAGGATTTTgcatttttttggaaaattgagttttaagcTAGGATTACTAAGCTTAACCCATGAATTGGTTGTCTTGCTTAGCTGCTAGGAGAATGGAAGCTTCGACGTCCAAAAAAGCGAAGTGGACAAGGCAAAGAAGCAACAAGTGAGTTTATGTACTAAAACCTTGAACTGTGAAAGCATGTTGCATGATTGTACAAGTTATCTTGTACTCGCCATTCTAGTTGTGTGTGCTTGATATGGATAGAATTGTAAAAGGGTTTTGAAGAATTTAGGAATTGGAAAAAGGAATGATTATGTTAGATACCACCATACGATATTGCTGAGGGCAAATCGTGATTAGCGAAGCTCCGGGTCTTGCGAAGGGGCACTGtagtgttcgagcatcaaggtaTAGGATGGTGAAACAGAGGAATGGATAAAATGAGAAGAGAAAAGATCATGGTTAGGCCATGGGTCCGATCAAAGGCTATATGCCTGAAAATGAGTAAGACTATGGCTGAAGATGCTATGGCATCATGATAAggatgagtaagaccatagctgaaaaaTGCTATGATGTCATCATATAAATAAGTAAGACAATGGTTGAAAGACACCATGGAATCATGGTAAATATGattaagaccatagttgaaaggcGTTATGACATCTTACGATAGTCCGCTGGGACGGTAAACACGGTGTAAAACCATAACTAAAAGATGTTATGGCATCATAGATAGTCTGACGGGACATTAAACACGAGATATTCTAACGAGACGTTAAACACGGGATAGTTTGACGGGACGTTAAATACGAGATACTCTTATGGGATGTTTAACACAGAGATCCTAACGTGAAGGACCATAGTTAGATTATGAAACCATGGAGTCCACCAGGACAATAAACATGGGGTGTACTATGTAAGCCCATAGGTTGGTTACTGTAGCATAGAGGGAGTGTGAGAGAGTCAATCAAGACAGTAAACACAGGTGGAAAATCAGAACAAAAATCATGGCAACCTCTAAATAAGGAAAAAGAGGattgaaagtttaaaaaaaaaagtatggaCATGTAACAGTCAAGCAACAAGTAGAAGGAGTTCGCCAATGAATGGGAACATaagttctattttattaaatttattatataacttATGAAATGAAGTAATAtccattaaactattaaaacctTTACTAATTGATGAgatattttttcgtttttaaagTCAATATGCATAGTATGATTGCAACTTTTATccttatataaaaaatcaagttcTTCCATGAAATTTATCTTAGATACCTAAAACCGTTTGTTAtctattaaatttctcttaCTTTAAAAGCCAATTGTCTCAACCAGGACAAAAATAGGCTACAGTAAGACAAAATAGCATATATATGGGTTTTAAGATAAATAACCATggaataaacaataataaaaataaaggataaaaCTTACAATAAATACTACGATATTATTTCTCCAGAAATCGCTACACtataactctgataccaattacAAGAGGAGGGCTCAATTGAAAGGTTACAGAAGGAAACTAATAGTAAAGGAAAGATTTacaaaagagagagaaagaactTAAAGTTTATGAAAACCTTGAGAAGTAACTTGAATGCCCTCTTGAGGTTCCTACCCCTCATTTTTATAAGAGAGATTCATAgctcaatttgatttttattacaATTCCGTATAGTTTCTTGATAAGGATGACATTTTTTCTTTAGACAACGATGACATCTTTTGTCCAGTTTTGATTGCTTCTCCCTTTTTGTtgttccctttttttttcatttcctgGTAGTAGTTTTTTCCACGTAGCTTCCTCTATCTTTTATTTCAGCTTTCTTGGATATTGTCCaaattcatttattcaatttcatccggatttaatgaatcaattGATAATTTTGGTGAGTTCTATCTTTCCCATGTATTTTTGATGTCTTCAATTATATGGGATGGAAAATCATCAATCTTCATTTCAACAATCTTTTTTAGTAGTTGAATGGATTCTTTTTTCATATCATCATGGTTATTTCCAGTATCATATGTCATTATTCTTCAACTATCAACCGAAAATCTAAAAGTTTTTTGTTGAAGTAAATTCTGGGCTTTGGTGATTAGATCTATTCCTGCTTGGATTTGATaatgaacaaaattattataatacttATCAACATATTTTGTCAAGTGTTCTTTCTCTTCTAAAGCTGCAGATAGGTTTCTTTTTGTAATCATTTTTGAGATAGTCCAAATTTGATatggttgagaaaattattcgCGTTCAACTATACCAATAAGACTACAGATTTCAAgatgaaaatagtaaaagaactCATCTTTATATACCATATGTAATAACATAGatttaataaatgctaaaaatcttttaataaatgaaaagaaaaatattttaataacaacaaaaaaagaagcaacCACAACTGGACAAAATATGTCATCCTTATCCAAAGAAAAGATGTTATCTTTATCGGTGAAcctgaattataaaattattttgtttcttgtaTTTGTTGTggttttaacaaattttttgtCACACAAAATTTTTCTGCTTCTCGAATAATTTCAGCATAACTAGCTTGGTATGCCAAATTTGGATCTCAAGACCATGGTAGTTGACTTGCCAGTTGTGGTGTAATTTTTCTTGGTTgtggataaaatttttcttttcatttattaaaatattttccagcaTTTATTAAATCTGTGTTATTACATATGGTATATGAAGATGACgtcttttactattttcatcTTGAAATTTTTAGTCTTATTGGTATAGCTGAACGcgaaaaattttatcaacatatcaaaTTTGGACTATCTCAAAAATGATTATAAGAAGAAATCTATCTGCAGCTTTAGAAGAGAAAGAGCACTTGACAAAATATGTTGACAAGTGTTACAATAAtcctatttattattaaatccaAGCAGGAATAAATCTAATCGCCAAAGCCAAGAATCTACTTCAACAAAAAAACTGGTAGATTTTGGACTAATGGCTGAAGAATAATGGCATATGATACTGGAAATAACCGAGATAATATGAACGATGAAACCATTCAACTACTAAAAGAGATAGCTGAAATAAAGATTGATATTTTCCATCCCATATTATTGAAGACGCCAAAAATACATGGGAAAGTTGAAACTCACCAGATTGCCaattgattcattaaatctagatgaaattgaataaatgaatttGGACAATATCCAAGAAAGCTGACATAAAAGACAGAGGAAGTTACGTAGAAAAAACCACTACCAAGAAACGACAAAAAAGGAAGTAACATGGAAGCAACCACAAccaagaaacaacaaaaaaggaaGCAACCACAACTAGACAAAAGATGTCATCCTTATCCAAAGAAAAGATTTTATCTTTATAGATAAACCtggattataaaaatcttttatttcttgtgtTTGTTGTGATTTCAACAAATGTTATGTTGCACAATTTTTTTGTGCTCCTCGAATAATTTCAGCATAACAAGTTCGGTATGCCAAATTTGGATCTTAAGACTATGGTAGTTGACTTACCGACCGTGGTGTAATTGAGAATTAAGTTGAAATTCCAATTGATTGTCTTACTATTGGATATGGAACATAATATCCTTGATTAGGATAAAATGATAGTTGAGAAGGTATGGACACAAATCCTTAATTAAGGTATTTTGATTTGAAGGTGTTCCCTTTGTTAGGTTTTTTATTAGTGTTAGTCTATTCACCAACTTTTTCTAAAGATTGTTTACCTCTATCCATAAGGCTAAGATAATTAGCAATAATATTGTCAGTGCCCTTTACATATAAAACCTCAAAATTAAAAGTGTATAATTCATTATACTATCTAATTCTTTTTATagattttcaaacttttattagTTAGGAAATGTTTAACTACCTCATTGtcaattttatgataaaattttcaagtgctaaatatataagaaaatattctattcttttctttacaGTTAATAAGTCTTTTTtcaattaacataattaattttatttagtttatttttcttaaactattttcattattgttctagcttttaaaatacatccctaataatttagtaaagcatttatttctaaaattaatttatccttaaattttaaattttttataatttctgaATCTTagtattttttagtttttcaaaggaaattattttatttgatcttGTTAAGATCAGCagataattttatgaattttttataaataatatcaaTATTGTTCTatgttttatgaatttttaataaataatatttaaatattttatatgtaattttagaGTATCCGAAAATATTAAGATATTTAGTTTATACAAAATTTCTTGAATTTACTATATCAATTAGTAGGCAAATAGCAATGAAAATACATGCATAATTGAAATTTCATGAAGATTAAAAGATAAGATTAATCTAAGATTGGATTAAGACGATATAGAATACTAGGAAGTTTCTTAGGCGGTTAGCTATGCTTTTATACAGCTACGTTTCATAGCTTAGTGTAGGCATCTAGCAGCATTTGCATTTGGAATTGtgtgtaataaaattattttggtttagtACCCACTACGCTTACGCTTTCAACACTCGGCACAATCCAATTTAAGCCAGTAGATTCAAGACGGaacatattttcattccaaGGCTTGCAAGGAAAATTACTTATGCTTTCAACTTGgagcaaaataagaaaattgaaaaaaccGAAGTtccctaaattttcattaattgatGTTCAACAAAGTACTAAAATACTAATACAACAACTTTCTCTTAAAACTTAGTCATCAATTCTGCTTCCCCGACCACATGTCCTTCCATAGCTTCAAGCACCTTCTCCTTCGTCACCTAccaaaaaaacgaaaaaaaaatacatgaacAACCTTGtccatcatttaattaaatatatacatatatataaattaatccATTTCCACAATTAATAAGCCACATACTTTGTTGCCAacattcaactcatcatccaaAGCAAATAGCCTGAACAGGAAACGGTGGCCGTGAGAGGGTAACTTGGGACCTCGCCATCCAGGGACCTTGTGATCGTTGTTGCCTTCTTTGATGCTAGCATAATCTCCACCAACTTCCTCTTCTTTCCCAGAAAATCCCTCTGGGAGACCCTTCAACGTTGGTGGTATGTTAATGGCTACCCAACAGGTCCATGGCACGATGGGGCCGCTGGGGTCTGGCGCATCTACGTCTTCCACCACCAGGGCCAACGAACGAGTCCCTTCTGGCACGTTGTACCATTCTAATGGTGGTGACAACTTCCTCTTTGCACCTTGACCTTCATCCGTGTACTTTCTTGGCAACTTCCCTTCTTGGTTTATGGCGGGGGATACCAGCCTGAACTGATCTTGGTCGCTAGCCATTAACAACGACTCCGTTCAAAAAGGATTCTATGTCGAGTTCTGCTTATTGATAACAAATCTGCCCGTCAGGAtctgtttatatatatgaaggTGGAGACTGCAAGGAAATGACAGGTGGTGAAAGGAGCATCTAAAATGAAACACGTAGAAAGCCACATGTAAACATGGGGATCCTGGATTGTTCTAGCAGAAGCAGAAacattgtttttaattgaattgatgttTGATTCAGCAGTTAATAGAAATGATCTTAAGAAAATGATCGTTCCTTATGAATTGAGCTAGGTAAGTAAATCTCTTCAAAAGGCAAAGCAGTTGTACTGGGCTTTCTATGAGGAATGGGCTAATTAATGTAATGAAAAAAGGGTTCGCACTGCACGGTCTTTTTCCaagtttctttttaaaatatgatttatactttcatttacttttatttttaaaagtttaatagttatatttttcagatttttaaatttaagttcaactattaatattattaaaattattttaataaattcaagttcattataaCCTCATTTCTTTAATTACATGTTCACTAAGtgagtatttttcttttatttcaaaatgctacatcaaataatttaacaaaaaaattaggaacGTTTATAATTggactaaattttgaaatataaatggttaaaagattaaattcctagaaataaaagtacaataactaaattacaaatttgtgaACAGTACGAAACTTATGACATATTCTAATACCACCGATCTCCAAAATATGGCCTATTAATCTAGttataattgaatttgagtAGTCAACTTAagtattaaatatttgtttggatATGATgttgatcatattttaaatatattgatcAATTATAAACATATGTGTATTTACTACATTGACAATTTGAatctaatatattaaaaaatcaaaccgtatcaataaaatcttaaaggaccattttcttttttcttttttctttttaaatttataagatCTAACTGATCGCCTTCAGACGTACTAACGTCTAGATTGTAATTCCTGCAACCAAATATAAATGTTAGGTGATTTCCGCAAGTATACAAGTCAGGAtgtaatatagtttatataatGAAGTATAaaagtactccgaggatcgtatcCAAGGGAGacaaatactaaattaattctaacttCGACAttaatagatctaattagtactttaactaaattatattacgataaaCCATAAAGTGAAGAAAAtctatattatatgaaaaataaataaattgcattaaaataaaaacggAAAACTAATTTGTTGACTTAATCAATTCTAAGAATGGAATACTAACTCGCTTCGATGCTTGTAACTAACTCCTATTTCGGGTtctactcaatcaactagtcgttaaCTTACTAAGATCtcttgatcttccactaaactaaagAGTTGGCAATaactacttatctcttgacctcacagtccaaaccGGATTAAGGTAAGGTGTTCATAGATAGGCAATACTAATTTTGGGTTCATTCCCACCTAGATGACTTTTTAGGGTTGTTAGGCCTAGGGTTTCGAGTTCTGCATATCCCAATCAGTTGATCCGCTAAGAAACCCtacatagaaattaattactCCCACATCTACTCGCTAATCTCCCATAaggggattagttcctcatggatctcataaacaacataaacttgattaaaaaaataaacatgaataaTGAATCAATAATTAAGTTTAAGAAGAATCTTGATTTTGTATTGAtaattataagcatataaatccacaaaatttgatgaattcacaaatcaaattctttgaagaacaacaacaaactaaaactaaattacaaataaaaataacctaagtataaaagaaactaaagaaactgAAAACTAAATGAAAGTTGTAACCTAAActagaataaaatatgaatattaagtGTTCAAATAagtctatttatagatttagggtTGGCCATTGTCCATTGACCTAATTCGGCTAATGCTTTTATGTTAAAGC
The sequence above is a segment of the Gossypium raimondii isolate GPD5lz chromosome 4, ASM2569854v1, whole genome shotgun sequence genome. Coding sequences within it:
- the LOC105780825 gene encoding uncharacterized protein LOC105780825 gives rise to the protein MASDQDQFRLVSPAINQEGKLPRKYTDEGQGAKRKLSPPLEWYNVPEGTRSLALVVEDVDAPDPSGPIVPWTCWVAINIPPTLKGLPEGFSGKEEEVGGDYASIKEGNNDHKVPGWRGPKLPSHGHRFLFRLFALDDELNVGNKVTKEKVLEAMEGHVVGEAELMTKF